CACCGACGACCATAGCAGTCAACTCTTCATCGCCGATTTCACCTTTCCCGAAGATGAAGCCACGGAAGGAAAATAGTTCGCATCATGTCCGATACCTCGCTACCGCAGACCAGAGCCTGCGGTTTTCTGATCGTGAAAGGAAACCCGATCGAGTCTTTCTTGTTGATGAAGCACCCTAAGCGATGGGATCTTCCCAAGGGGCATGTCGATGACGGGGAAACTGACATGGAGTGTGCGCTCCGGGAACTGGAAGAAGAAACCGGCATCACGGCCGATGACATTACGGTCGATCCAGCTTTCCGCTACCAACTACAGTATGAAGTGCACTACAAGAGGAAGTTCGGCGGTAGCGATGCCTTAAAGACGGTCGTTTACTTCCTCGCTCGACTCGAACGAGACGTCAAGCTGAATCTCACGGAGCATGGCGATGCCAAGTGGTTCCCCTGGAAGCCGCCGCACGACATTCAAGAGCAAACCATCAATCCGCTATTGGCTGCCGTCGCACAACACGTGGCCGCAAGTTCAGCCGACTAACGCGACAGGCCACGTAAGCGAAGTATAAGCGACGCTTAATTCGCTTCGAGCACATCAACGTTCAACTGGCCGATGACTTGAGTCACGGGAAGGAACGAGGCAAATGCGCTCGATCCATTCAAGCTTGATTGGGTAACCTTTATATAATCAACGCCGATTCCGCCTGTCCCACGCGTGGCGTCCAAAGGCACCCAGCGATCCTTGATCCAGGCTTCAGTCCACATGTGGTAGGCAAAACCTTGCTTGGTTCCTAAGTCGACGTAAACCAAGCCAACGGCACCTCGAGCTGGTATCTTGTTGGCTCGCAGCAGGGCGATCAGCAGTACCGAGTGTTCCGTACAGTCCCCAACCTTTTGCTTGGCAACAGCCGCCGCGGAAAGAAATCCTTGCGAGAAGTCTTTCTGCTGAATGGTCTGATGGACAAACTTCTCGAGTGCCAAAGCCTTTTGCCAATCTCCTTCCGGAGGCAACGTAACTTGTTTCACCAACTCCTGAACAGCCGGAGAGTTGACTTCAATCAGCGGACTTGAGGCCAGATCTTCGGGCGTCGGATTATCGCCATTCTGCAACGATTCGGGCAGTGTCGTCCCTGGGCGAACCTGCCAAACCTGCAAATCGGCCGTGTGATCATCGACCGAAGTCAAAGTCTGGTTCGTTCGCGAAGGGAAAACATCCGCTGGGTTGCTTCCCTTCAACTGCAAGCGATACGTTAACTCTGGCAACTGCGATACATTGACCCGTGGCATGCCCTTCACAGGAACCATCGTATCGGTGACCAGGTCGAACGAGACGGGTTTGTTCTTGCTAAGCGCAAACTCCTTGGTGCAGCGGTAGATTTCGATTTGTTGAATAGGTGAAGTCGACTTCACAATATCCCCGTCGTCATCCAGCCAAATCGTCGATTCCAGCACCGGCTGGCCCCTAATCTGGGTGATCGAGCGTCCTTTCAGTAAGCGAACACTCGAACCATCCAGCATTTTGACAAGTTCTTCTTCCATCGCCTCGGCACGCATCATCCCAGGTTGGTTCAAGGAAGGAACCAAAGCGGTCGTCTCGCGTTTCTCGCCCGCTTTGAGAGGGGGATTACGCGTTAGACCGTACGTCGCGTACAGCCCACCAAATTCTGGCTGCCACTGGACCTTATCTGTCGAGCGGGCAATTCCAGCGGTACTTTCGCTCAATATGTTAAGCGTCTTCCCATCTTCGCTGACCTTGCCGGTAAACCGCTTAACGGCGGTACCTTCCTCAATCTTCGTGCTGAATTCCTTGAGATGGCCGTTCGGAGTTTCCAGAAAGACGTTTTCAATCCGGATGTTGAGAACCTGGCCGGCCCTCCGTAGAGCCATTCGTTCAACCATCGTGGTCCGAACCGCTGGGCCGTCGTCTCCTTGGATGTTTTCATAGTTGGATAGAACGAACCCGATTTTCTCCCCTTGGTAGACGATCGCTCCCCATTCTGCGTTGGGTGAATCGATCTTGGCCACCTCATCTGCGAATTCGATCTCTTCGCTGATCGCGAAAGGGGGCTGAGAATCTTTTTTCTGCGAATTTGCCGGAGTCGCAGGTCTTGGGCCGTCACAACCGGCAAGACCGGTCGCGACAATTCCAAGCAGCAAAACCCATGCGAAGTGGCGGCGGAGAGAAGGCATGGTCACCTGGGGGCAAGTGGTTGGATTCGAGGAACGATACCATGCCCCAAAGTATACCAAACGAGACGGACGTTTCTTCCTCGATTCATCCTCACCAAAAGGGTGATTCATAAACGCCACACACCTAGAGAAATTTACCGGTCGCGCCGGTTAGGCAAGCTGATGCGACTCGCTTTTTGTTGCGAAAACACACCGCCAAGCGTCAAGAAATTTGGATCACTTGTTTTGAAAAAAATGTTCCGTAAGACCAAAAGCGGGCACGTTTTAGAGAGCTATGCTCTGGTTAGATTCGCGTGAATCAGGGCTCGTGCTCTAGCCGCCCAGCTAAAGCCTAGTCAGCACCCGATCATTCCTCTTCGGAATGCGGTAAACACACCGGCACGACGAATTATCCAACCTAGGATTGAAAGAGAAAAAAGAGAACCACTTGAAGGGGACACTAGTTCTCCTGTTCAAGGTCAAGAAAACAGAAGCAGAGGTCACTCATGGGCTTCCTTAAAAGATTTTTCAAAAGCGTCTTCCACGAGAACGAACTGGCCCGCATGGGCAACAGTTTCGAGCACCTCTCGGAAGAGCAGTTGGAAGCACACCTGGACGTTGGTAGTTACAACGGGTTCGAATTGACCGAGGCCGTTCGTCCTTCCTTCGACTTGAAGGTTATTCCCACGCAAGGCTTCCGCCGTGAAGTCTATCGTGACGAGCAAACCGGGAGCAGCGTTCCTGTCCTGATGGGTAGTGCGACGCGGTCCAACTTGTTCGATACGTTTATCGAACTGCTGGATCCCCTGGGGAACGAAGTGGACGTGGTGCTCGAATCGAGTCACTACCAACAGTCCGCCTCGCACAGCGACATGTATCGCGAACACATCGACTTGCCAGTTCTCAAGAGCATTCTTTACGACTACGAAGACATGCTGTTGAACGACGGCTGCACCGGCATTGCCGTGCTGAACCCCCATCTGCCGATGGAAGTTCAGTTCGACGAGCATAAGTTGCTCATCGTCTACGGCAACGACCTGAAGCCGTTCGAGAACGTCATGATCGATCGCGACATTTATCCGATGCCCGAGATGCGTTTCATCACGGAAGCGGAGCATGTCCACTCGTCACACCAGCGATACCAACAGCAGCTCGATGAACTTCGGATGCGACTGGGTATGGACGAAAACTACGGCTAACTCCGTCGTGTGCTAATCCACCAGAAAACAATTTCAGGCCGCTTCCATCACCGGAGCGGCCTACTTGTTTGCTAGCACCAACTGAATTGCCCTTGTCGGCGATGCTTAGATACGTCACACTCCGCCACCCAAAATTCTGGTAAGCGGGAGTTGATGTTTTGGCGAGGTGGTTACCTCAATTCGGTTTAATGCTCATGGTTTGCTGCCTTGGCTGCAGCAGCTTCGTGCCGTTGTTACACCACGCAGGCAGTGCGCCGCGCGAGCCGGTCGAGAACCCACACTTCGTCCCTATCCGCAATTATGATTTGATGTGGGAGCAGATCGTCGATGCTGTCGACGATCACTTCAAGATTCGACGCGAGCAGCGCGTTCGGGTTGTCGCCGGCCAACTGACCGACGGACGCTTGGAAACTTACCCGCGCATCGGAAGCACCATGCTCGAACCATGGCACACCGATTCGACACGCGGGTACGAGAAGCTGGAAAGTACGCTGCAAACCATCCGCCGCCGCTGCATTGTCCGTGTTACCCCCGAGCCAGAAGGCTTCTTCATCGGCGTGGAAGTATACAAAGAGATGGAAGACGTCACCGGACCAACGGACGTTGACATGGCCCTCGACGGTGCTCGCTTCGACGGCACGCTACGTAGCGGCCTGGAAGAAAAAGAACTCGGCCCAGAAACCGACGGTTGGATTCCCCTTTGCCGTGATGTACTGCTGGAGCAACGCATCCTGCAAGACATCCTCGCCCGGCTAAACGGCATCGAGTCGGAGAAACCGTCGATGCCGTTCACTTTGCATCAATAGCGGGCAATATACTAGGCCCCTTGCTTGGCAAGCTTGCGAAGCACTTCAATTCCGCGATCAATCGTCGCATCGGACGCGGCATACGAAATCCGGAAATGGGTATCCTGGCCACTGAAGATGTTGCCCGGGATGATCAGCAAGTTGTTCTCGATCGCCTTAGCGACAAATTCGCTTCCCGTTCCCCAAGGCGCCTTCGGAAAGACATAGAATGCCCCTTCCGGCTTGGCAATCTCGTACAAGTCGGACAAACCATCGATCAGCTTGTCTCGCTTCACACGATACGCGTTCACGTGGTCAGTCATGTCGACTTCCATCGCCGCCGCACCCGCCCATTGAACCGGCTGGGGGGCACACACAAATGTGTACTGCTGTAGCTTGATCATCGTGTCGATCACAGCTGCTGGGCCATGGACGAATCCGAGCCGCCAGCCTGTCATGCCGTAGCTCTTCGAGAAGCCATCGATCACGATCGTGTTCTCGTTGTACGAAGCCGGAGACGCGAAGCTGTCGTCATAGGTAAACAGACGATAAATCTCGTCCGAGACGATCGCAATATTCTTTTCCGCGGCCAACTTGGCCAAGGCGGCGACTTCTTCCTTTTTGGCAACAATTCCCGTCGGATTCGCGGGACTGTTCAACAAGATCAGCTTGGTCTTATCAGTGATCGCATCGGCAACTTTGTCGACGTCGATCTTAAAATCCGGATAGGTTCCCAAGATGACCGGCTTTCCACCGACCAACTTCACCAGCGAGGCGTACATCACGAAGTAGGGATCGAAGATGATCACCTCGTCTCCGGGGTTCACCATCGCCAACATCGTCAAGACAAGCCCACCACTTGTTCCGGACGACACGAACACTTTGCGGTCGCTATGGCCATATTCGTCGTCGATTTGCGTTTGCAGCTTATCACGAAGAATGGGCATTCCTTGCGTCAGGGCATACCCATTGCGACCACCCTCAATCGCATCGATCGCGGCTTGTTTAACCTCATCCGGCACATCAAAGTCTGGCTGACCGATTGAAAGATTGATCGGGTCGGTCATATTAGCGGCCAGGTCAAAGACCTTACGAATGCCGCTGCTATCGAAGGAAGCCGTTCGTTCTGCGATCCAGGGATGGGTCATGGGAAGCTACGTTTATGCAAGGGGGAGCGATCGAAAACCGATCCGCCAGTATTACCCAGAAGTGTTTCAGCGGCAAGTGACGGCGAAAAACGCCCTGATTTACGCGGCTTGCAACCTGCGAGCTTGCCGAGCCCATGCAATCCAATTGGTCACTTCCGCCAAGTCGGGTGGTGAGCTACCACGCAAGATGCGATCTCCCGCCGCCGTTTCGGCATATTCTTCCACTTCGATCAGCAGCATGTCGGCATCGGCTCTGGCGATCGCTTCAGGATTCTCGTAGCCACAACCAGTTAGCAGCTGAGCATCATGCCCACGAAGCATCGGAATTCGGCATACAAGCGTTGCTTGAGCCTGCCACTCGGCGAGAACATCGGCCGTGATATGGTGAACTTTGATCTTGGGAGCGACAGCATCTGGATCGGCAGCAATCAACTGAGCAACCGTCCGGATTCCGACGCCGTTGAGACGCTTTGCCGTCTTGTTTCCAATAGACGGAGCATCAACTACCGGATCACTAGCTTCCAGGTAGAACTTTAGCGGCTTCCCTTCGACGGGCTTCTTCTCTTCGATCGCCCTCTCTTTAATCGCTGGTTTCTCTTCCGCCTTAGTCTCGACCTGTTCCACGCCTGATTTTGCCACTGGCGATTCTTGCTCAATGGACTCCGGCTGAGCGATTTTCAAATCTGCTGGCTTGGGAGACTTCACGATTGGCGGATCGACGTCGCGCTGATCCGTTTTACTCGCCAGCTTCTTCTTCGGCGGAAGCTTCGGTCGAATCTTGACGCCCTTCAATGGCTGGAACTCCGACGTGGCCTCCTCGATGGATTCCAAGCGATCGTCATGCTTCGTCGGTTCAGGTTCCGGCACAGATCGCAGCCCTCTTTCGCGGGACAGGTCTGGCTCACGGTGCAGGGCAGGGTCCTCGTTCGGTGATTCTTCCTTCTTGGCTTCGACACGAGCCGGTTCGGCTTTCACGGGCAGCGACTTAACCGGCTCTGGCTGGGGTACCTCCGCGGGCGGTTGGGCGATGGGCTTAGGAGGTTTCGGCTTGGGTGACTTCACGGTGGAATCATGTCCCAAACGACTCCGTGTCAGGCTGGCCAGGTTAACTTCCGGCAGATCGTAACCAGCGTGCAGCGGGGTCGCCGCGGGCTTCTCACCATCTTCGACTGGGCCGCCGAGCAGTTCGTCGCGAACGGCACGAACATCTTCAGGCAAATTGCGTTCAACCTTGCCCGTTTTCTGGTATTCGCGGAACATCTGTCGAATAAGCTCCGCCTGCTGCTTGTTTTCCATACGGTGGGTCACCCACTGAATCGGCATCTCCAGCGTTGCGAGAACCGTTTCAGCGACCAGCAGCACGCGAGGCGGGGTGACCGCAGCTTCATCGAACGCGTGCTCTAGAATCCTCGCAAACCCGCCGATCGCATGCCCCAATAAAGCCGAAACCGTATCACGGCAAACAACATCGAGCCCACGAGGCGGGTTCCGTCTCCCTTGCTTGAAATTGTAATGATCGATGAGCACGTGGTATTGCTGATGCGATTTCTCGGCCCCTTCGCGGACCATCTGCTCGAGCCAGTCCTCGCCGGTTGGTACGCGCACGCCGAGCTGGCCCCGCAACACAGCGGTGGCGCGTAAACGGTCGTAACTGCAACTGATACTCCACTCGACTGCCCGATGGATATTGTTCTCGGCCTCGGACTGGGCCGTATGAAACGGCATGATCGGGTCGCTGTAATAATGACTTAGCACGCCCGCGTGATAGGCGGCATCCGACCATTTTTGATCCCTCAGAGATTCCACGAGGGCGTCGTACCATTTCCGCGTGGCCTTCTCGGCGCCACCCCAGTAATCCTGCGAGACGTGCAGCACATGATTGCGAAAGTCTTTAAACTTCTTATCCGGGTCTTTCGAACCACGCAGATAAGGCTCGTAATACTTCAGAAAGAGATTGCGACGTCGTGGAGCATCGTCGCCGTGCAAATGGTTCAATGCATCCATCGCCAGCTTATGGTGCGTCCCATTCGCATGCGCGGCGTACAGAATATCAAACAACAAATGCATTCGGGCATCCTTCCCGTGGAAAGCCAGATCGCCTCCCGGAACCTTTCCTTGAGGGGTGTCATTTAAAGAACCGACGGCATTCTAGCGAAAAACAGCCGTTTTCCCCAAGTCAGATTTGATAGCGTTGCCAGCTACGCTTCATCCAGTGGATAGCCATGCCGCTCGAAGTAACCTCGCCAGCGACGCTGAATCTCTTGTCGCGTGGCGTCGTCCATAGTGTGGCGATTGCGGCGAAAGTCCTTCGTTCGTTCAGAATATTCTTTTACGCCTGGCTCAATCCGATCGAAGCCATCCAGGCCGATCGAGTCATAAACGCGGCGCAGCTCTGCGACCGGGTCCTGAACCAGATCTTCGTAGCGAGTATGGCTGACTCGTTCTGCTGGAACTTCCGCTAGGCCTCGTTCGTAGGCCGCATACATCCGTTCAAAGCAATCGAAGACATACTCACGGTAATCATCCTTCGAAACCTGAAATGATTGCACTTCGTCCATCGTGTGCCATAACCGCACGGTTGAGGCGAAAACATCGTACGGATCACGGGCAATATGGATAAAGCGGGCATCAGGGTACCGTTTGGCCAGTTCACCGATGCGGCCGGTATGGGTTGGCGACTTGAGAATGAGCGGCTTCTTTTCCTGAACAGTCACCATTCGCATAAACAAATCCAGCGTGTCGAGCCAAGCCTCCCGATCTTCATCAGAAACGGCAGCTAAGTCGAGATAATCGGGCTCTGGCTTGGCATTGTTAGGAAAAGCCATTCGTACATAAGGCGACATCTCCCCCAAGCTCAGTACACCGAACTCATCCTCCTGTGGCTTCGACCACCCCATCGTCATGTTGTCCATCGGACGATTGCGGGGCATGAACATATTGAAGTACTTCTCGATCAATCGCCCGTATATCAGAAACATATTGGGCGCGAAGCACTGAATGGTATTCGGGGTGGCGTAGCGATCGTCGGACGACATCAGCTCATGCAGCAGCGTGGTGCCGCTTCGCCAATGCCCCAAAATGAAGATCGGTGTCTCGATCTTGGCATTATCGATCTGCTTACCAAAAGCCAATCGCTGCAGCTGGTGACAGATACTGTTATTGATCGAAAAGGCCGAGACCGTGAACGCCAGACCTAGCTTCGTGGGGTGAACCTTGAAACCATTCTTCGCTAACAGACTACTCCAGGTCCCCATTCGCATCCCGTGCCATACCCGGGGGGTGTACCACGGATAGCTGTTAGCCTTCGGCTTCTTGGCAGGCTTGCTATCAGCCGGCTTGGTGGAATTGTCAGCAGCGGGGGATGATGCGTTCAACGAAACCGATTTCCTGGTACGGAGAGAATATGGGGGGGCAACTGAGAGACGGAGTTTATGCGAAAACGCCCCTTTTCACCAGCGACATCGCTTAACCGCACCTCGCTAGCACTTCACGCTACTTAGCCGCTTCTCCGATGGTCAAGAGGCCAGAAAACGGGCCTACGATAACCCGTCTGACCGTAACGACTTCCAGTAAATCGATCGATCTGGACAGCAAACATCGGTTTTCTGTACTCTTCGCCACGCTCGTGTCGGATCGAGCCGATAAAAACTTGAGCCAAAAGCCAAAAAGATCGTAGAAAATCGTGAATTTCAGCGTTAGCAGAATCAAGGACCTGGTCCTTCCGATTGGTATCATCACCAGCGTTCTGGTGATTCTGATGCCGTTGCCGACTCCGCTGATGAACTTACTTCTCACAGCAAATATCACGGCCGGCGTGATCATTTTGCTCACGACCATCTACGTGAAAACTCCTCTCGAGTTCAATATTTTCCCCTCACTGCTTCTGGCCACGACGCTTGCCCGCTTGGTTTTGAATGTCGCAACAACGCGATTGATTCTGACCGGGGCAGCCGAAGACGGTATGGACGCGGCTGGTGGCGTGATCCAAAGCTTTGGCGAATTCGTCGCTGGCGACCGCGTCGAAGTCGGGATCATCATCTTTATCATCATCGTGCTCATTCAGTTCTTGGTGATCACCAAGGGTGCCACGCGTATCAGTGAAGTGGCTGCCCGTTTCGCGTTAGATGGGATGCCCGGTCGCCAGATGGCAATCGATGCCGACCTTAACGCGGGAATCATCGACGAAGTCGAAGCGCAACAGCGTCGTGCCGAAATTACCCAGCAAGCCGACTTCTTCGGGGCCATGGACGGTGCAAGTAAGTTCGTACGTGGCGATGCGATCGCTGGTATCGTGATCACGTTGATCAATATCGTGGGTGGCCTGATCATTGGTGTCACCTCCGGCATGGACGTGCTGGAAGCGGCTCAGGTTTATACCAAGCTAACCATCGGTGACGGCCTGGTAAGCCAAGTTCCAGCGTTTTTGATTTCGCTCGCCGCCGGTTTGCTGGTCACAAGAAGCACGGAAGAAACGAATCTACCGGTCGAATTCATTCGCCAGTTGTTTTCCCGTCCGGAAGCACTGGGCGTTGCGGGCTGCTTCCTCGGATTGTTGGTCTTCTCTGGATTGCCAACGCTTCCTCTGGTGCTGATCGGTGCTGGCTGCGTCAGCATCGCCGTGATGACGAAGCGAGGGCAAAAAGAAAAGCAGGACAAATCCGAAGCCGCTGAAACCGAAAAGAAGGCCAAGGAAGAGCAGGAAGCCGCAAAGAAGGACGACCGCATCGAGGACTACCTCACCGTCGACCCGATGGAGATGGAACTGGGTGTTGGCTTGGTTCGCCTGGCTGCTCCGGCTCGGGGTGGCGATCTGCTACCACGCATCACCGGTGTCCGGCAAAACGTCGCCAGCGAAATCGGCGTGATCCTGCCGAAGGTCCGTATCCGCGACAACATGCGGCTCAACGAAAACCAGTATCGCATCAAGATCAGCAATAACGTGGTCGCAGAAAACGTCGTCTACCCCGATGGCCTTCTGGCAATTGCCATGGCAGGTGCCAAAGGAGATTTACCAGGCCAGAAAACACGCGATCCAGCATTCAACCAACCTGCTGTTTGGATCGAACCGGGCCTGCGACCACAAGCAGAAATGATGGGTTACACCATCGTTGAACCGACCTCGGTGCTGGCAACTCACTTGCAACGTGTGGCGAAGAAGCACGCGGACGAACTGCTTACCCGCGACGCAACCAAGCACCTGTTGGACGAACTGAAAGAAACCTCACCCGCCGTGGTCGACGAGCTAGTCCCTGGCGCGATGAAGGTTGGCGACGTCCAAGGTGTGCTGCAGTTGTTGCTACGAGAAGAAGTCTCGATCCGTCAGCTGGCCCGCATATTGGAAACACTAGGCGACAATATCAGCCGCACCAAAGATCCTGTTTGGCTGACCGAATTCGTTCGACACAAGCTGGCACGTTCGATCTGTACCAAATACCGCGACGGGGAAAACCGCATTCATGTCGTTCCCATGGATCCCGCGATGCAAGATCGCATTGCCTCTGGCATCGACATGGAACGAGGTGCCTTCGCTCGCATGAGCCCACAGGCCATTGAAATGACTTGTAAGTCGATTGCAACTGGAGTCGAGAAGCTTCGGGAAATTGGTAAGCCGCCGATCGTATTGGTCAATCCGCAGATTCGCCCCGCCGTGAAACAGCTAACCGGCAACTTCATTCCCGACCTGATCGTACTCAGTCATAACGAAATTACCCGCGACACGATGATCGAATCGATGGGCCTCATCAGCGATGCAATGCCCGGCAATCCACCTCCCGGCAAAGGCCCGCAGCCTCAGTAAGTGAAGCCGTATGAACATCAAATCTTTTCGCGCTAAATCGATGCACGAAGCCTTGGAGCTAGTTCGTAAGGAGCTAGGCCCCGACGCCGCGTTATTACATTCTCGAGAAGTCCCGCAACGTGGCCTCAAAGGCTTGCTCGGCGGCAAAGAGATTGAGCTGGCCGCATCGAAAGATGCCAACCTCAAGAGCCGTTTCGATATCGAAGTCCCGCCCGAGGAGGAAGAACCGGAACCGACCGATGAAGCAGTCGTTGAACAGCACGAACAACCATCCGAGTCAGACGAAGCTCCGCGGCCAATCGACCTAGGGATCGATCTGGAAGCGATGTCGTTCAACCAAACCTTCTTCGGCAACGGCCCCGCTTACCCGCCGGCACTGCTGCGGATTCGCGAACGACTGATCGATGCCGAGGTGCCGGGAATACTCGCGGACGGTTTATGCGAACGCGTTCTGAACGCGCATCCCGAAGAGTCGCAGCAGCAAGAAGACATGCTCGTTGCGGCGATTCGCCAAGAGATCATGAAGTCGATTCCGATTGGTCGTGATATCGACGATACGCTTCTTTACCCCCGTGTGGTTGCCG
The Blastopirellula marina genome window above contains:
- a CDS encoding DUF4332 domain-containing protein produces the protein MHLLFDILYAAHANGTHHKLAMDALNHLHGDDAPRRRNLFLKYYEPYLRGSKDPDKKFKDFRNHVLHVSQDYWGGAEKATRKWYDALVESLRDQKWSDAAYHAGVLSHYYSDPIMPFHTAQSEAENNIHRAVEWSISCSYDRLRATAVLRGQLGVRVPTGEDWLEQMVREGAEKSHQQYHVLIDHYNFKQGRRNPPRGLDVVCRDTVSALLGHAIGGFARILEHAFDEAAVTPPRVLLVAETVLATLEMPIQWVTHRMENKQQAELIRQMFREYQKTGKVERNLPEDVRAVRDELLGGPVEDGEKPAATPLHAGYDLPEVNLASLTRSRLGHDSTVKSPKPKPPKPIAQPPAEVPQPEPVKSLPVKAEPARVEAKKEESPNEDPALHREPDLSRERGLRSVPEPEPTKHDDRLESIEEATSEFQPLKGVKIRPKLPPKKKLASKTDQRDVDPPIVKSPKPADLKIAQPESIEQESPVAKSGVEQVETKAEEKPAIKERAIEEKKPVEGKPLKFYLEASDPVVDAPSIGNKTAKRLNGVGIRTVAQLIAADPDAVAPKIKVHHITADVLAEWQAQATLVCRIPMLRGHDAQLLTGCGYENPEAIARADADMLLIEVEEYAETAAGDRILRGSSPPDLAEVTNWIAWARQARRLQAA
- the flhF gene encoding flagellar biosynthesis protein FlhF; the protein is MNIKSFRAKSMHEALELVRKELGPDAALLHSREVPQRGLKGLLGGKEIELAASKDANLKSRFDIEVPPEEEEPEPTDEAVVEQHEQPSESDEAPRPIDLGIDLEAMSFNQTFFGNGPAYPPALLRIRERLIDAEVPGILADGLCERVLNAHPEESQQQEDMLVAAIRQEIMKSIPIGRDIDDTLLYPRVVAAIGPTGVGKTTTIAKLAARAKFDYKRRVGLVTVDTYRIAAVDQLQTYAEIMDLPMKIVATPMEVRNAINELSDCQQIFVDTAGRSPRDEVQVQQLRSLIKAASPDETYLVLSAPSSSRSLAEAVEKFAGVAPTSWVLTKIDEVGSLGNTLSFLQDPQLPLAYVTNGQDVPQAIAAADAEDLVSRIL
- a CDS encoding pyridoxal phosphate-dependent aminotransferase, whose translation is MTHPWIAERTASFDSSGIRKVFDLAANMTDPINLSIGQPDFDVPDEVKQAAIDAIEGGRNGYALTQGMPILRDKLQTQIDDEYGHSDRKVFVSSGTSGGLVLTMLAMVNPGDEVIIFDPYFVMYASLVKLVGGKPVILGTYPDFKIDVDKVADAITDKTKLILLNSPANPTGIVAKKEEVAALAKLAAEKNIAIVSDEIYRLFTYDDSFASPASYNENTIVIDGFSKSYGMTGWRLGFVHGPAAVIDTMIKLQQYTFVCAPQPVQWAGAAAMEVDMTDHVNAYRVKRDKLIDGLSDLYEIAKPEGAFYVFPKAPWGTGSEFVAKAIENNLLIIPGNIFSGQDTHFRISYAASDATIDRGIEVLRKLAKQGA
- a CDS encoding transglutaminase-like domain-containing protein; amino-acid sequence: MPSLRRHFAWVLLLGIVATGLAGCDGPRPATPANSQKKDSQPPFAISEEIEFADEVAKIDSPNAEWGAIVYQGEKIGFVLSNYENIQGDDGPAVRTTMVERMALRRAGQVLNIRIENVFLETPNGHLKEFSTKIEEGTAVKRFTGKVSEDGKTLNILSESTAGIARSTDKVQWQPEFGGLYATYGLTRNPPLKAGEKRETTALVPSLNQPGMMRAEAMEEELVKMLDGSSVRLLKGRSITQIRGQPVLESTIWLDDDGDIVKSTSPIQQIEIYRCTKEFALSKNKPVSFDLVTDTMVPVKGMPRVNVSQLPELTYRLQLKGSNPADVFPSRTNQTLTSVDDHTADLQVWQVRPGTTLPESLQNGDNPTPEDLASSPLIEVNSPAVQELVKQVTLPPEGDWQKALALEKFVHQTIQQKDFSQGFLSAAAVAKQKVGDCTEHSVLLIALLRANKIPARGAVGLVYVDLGTKQGFAYHMWTEAWIKDRWVPLDATRGTGGIGVDYIKVTQSSLNGSSAFASFLPVTQVIGQLNVDVLEAN
- the flhA gene encoding flagellar biosynthesis protein FlhA; this encodes MPLPTPLMNLLLTANITAGVIILLTTIYVKTPLEFNIFPSLLLATTLARLVLNVATTRLILTGAAEDGMDAAGGVIQSFGEFVAGDRVEVGIIIFIIIVLIQFLVITKGATRISEVAARFALDGMPGRQMAIDADLNAGIIDEVEAQQRRAEITQQADFFGAMDGASKFVRGDAIAGIVITLINIVGGLIIGVTSGMDVLEAAQVYTKLTIGDGLVSQVPAFLISLAAGLLVTRSTEETNLPVEFIRQLFSRPEALGVAGCFLGLLVFSGLPTLPLVLIGAGCVSIAVMTKRGQKEKQDKSEAAETEKKAKEEQEAAKKDDRIEDYLTVDPMEMELGVGLVRLAAPARGGDLLPRITGVRQNVASEIGVILPKVRIRDNMRLNENQYRIKISNNVVAENVVYPDGLLAIAMAGAKGDLPGQKTRDPAFNQPAVWIEPGLRPQAEMMGYTIVEPTSVLATHLQRVAKKHADELLTRDATKHLLDELKETSPAVVDELVPGAMKVGDVQGVLQLLLREEVSIRQLARILETLGDNISRTKDPVWLTEFVRHKLARSICTKYRDGENRIHVVPMDPAMQDRIASGIDMERGAFARMSPQAIEMTCKSIATGVEKLREIGKPPIVLVNPQIRPAVKQLTGNFIPDLIVLSHNEITRDTMIESMGLISDAMPGNPPPGKGPQPQ
- a CDS encoding bis(5'-nucleosyl)-tetraphosphatase encodes the protein MSDTSLPQTRACGFLIVKGNPIESFLLMKHPKRWDLPKGHVDDGETDMECALRELEEETGITADDITVDPAFRYQLQYEVHYKRKFGGSDALKTVVYFLARLERDVKLNLTEHGDAKWFPWKPPHDIQEQTINPLLAAVAQHVAASSAD
- a CDS encoding sulfotransferase family protein, which produces MNASSPAADNSTKPADSKPAKKPKANSYPWYTPRVWHGMRMGTWSSLLAKNGFKVHPTKLGLAFTVSAFSINNSICHQLQRLAFGKQIDNAKIETPIFILGHWRSGTTLLHELMSSDDRYATPNTIQCFAPNMFLIYGRLIEKYFNMFMPRNRPMDNMTMGWSKPQEDEFGVLSLGEMSPYVRMAFPNNAKPEPDYLDLAAVSDEDREAWLDTLDLFMRMVTVQEKKPLILKSPTHTGRIGELAKRYPDARFIHIARDPYDVFASTVRLWHTMDEVQSFQVSKDDYREYVFDCFERMYAAYERGLAEVPAERVSHTRYEDLVQDPVAELRRVYDSIGLDGFDRIEPGVKEYSERTKDFRRNRHTMDDATRQEIQRRWRGYFERHGYPLDEA